A section of the Streptomyces sp. SCL15-4 genome encodes:
- a CDS encoding carboxymuconolactone decarboxylase family protein, with the protein MTTKARIDLTAGDLGARLSKRFAALGLGVTQSALPRSTQELVMLRASQINGCGFCVDLHTKEAAAAGESALRLHLVAAWRHSTVFTEAERAALALAEEGTRLADAQQGVSDATWQEVREHYDEEQAAALVYLVAVINAANRLSVIAHHRGGSYEPGMFAQLQS; encoded by the coding sequence ATGACCACGAAAGCCCGTATCGACCTGACCGCCGGCGACCTCGGCGCCAGGCTCTCCAAGCGGTTCGCCGCCCTCGGCCTCGGCGTCACGCAGTCGGCGCTGCCCCGCAGCACCCAGGAGCTGGTGATGCTGCGCGCCAGCCAGATCAACGGCTGCGGTTTCTGCGTCGACCTGCACACCAAGGAGGCGGCGGCGGCCGGCGAGAGCGCGCTGCGCCTGCACCTGGTGGCCGCCTGGCGCCACTCCACCGTGTTCACCGAGGCCGAGCGGGCCGCGCTGGCGCTCGCCGAGGAGGGCACCCGGCTCGCCGACGCCCAGCAGGGCGTGTCCGACGCCACCTGGCAGGAGGTCCGCGAGCACTACGACGAGGAGCAGGCCGCGGCGCTGGTCTACCTCGTCGCCGTGATCAACGCGGCCAACCGGCTCAGCGTGATCGCGCACCACCGGGGCGGCTCCTACGAGCCCGGCATGTTCGCCCAGCTGCAAAGCTGA
- a CDS encoding aldo/keto reductase, translated as MEYTQLGRTGLKVSRLVLGTMNFGPQTDEADSHAIMDAALDAGINFFDTANVYGWGENKGRTESIIGNWFAKGGGRREKTVIATKVYGNMDADGATVWPNHDKLSALNIRRAVDASLKRLQTDHIDLYQFHHIDRSTPFEEIWQAIDVLVQQGKILYVGSSNFPGYKIAQANEAAARRAGTIGLVSEQCLYNLAERRAEMEVIPAAQDYGLGVIPWSPLHGGLLGGVIKKEVQGGRRASGRAADTLKDPAARAQIQAYEDLLDKHGLEPGEVALAWLLTRPGVTGPIVGPRTAGQLESALRAVELELSEELLTGLDEIFPGPGPSPEAFAW; from the coding sequence ATGGAGTACACGCAGCTCGGACGCACGGGACTCAAGGTCAGCCGGCTCGTCCTCGGGACGATGAACTTCGGACCGCAGACCGACGAAGCGGACAGCCACGCGATCATGGACGCGGCGCTGGACGCGGGCATCAACTTCTTCGACACCGCCAACGTGTACGGCTGGGGCGAGAACAAGGGCCGCACCGAGTCCATCATCGGCAACTGGTTCGCCAAGGGCGGCGGACGGCGCGAGAAGACCGTCATCGCCACCAAGGTCTACGGCAACATGGACGCGGACGGCGCCACGGTGTGGCCCAACCACGACAAGCTCTCGGCGCTGAACATCCGGCGCGCGGTGGACGCCAGCCTGAAGCGGCTCCAGACCGACCACATCGACCTCTACCAGTTCCACCACATCGACCGCAGCACGCCGTTCGAGGAGATCTGGCAGGCGATCGACGTCCTCGTCCAGCAGGGCAAGATCCTCTACGTCGGCTCCAGCAACTTCCCCGGCTACAAGATCGCCCAGGCCAACGAGGCCGCCGCCCGCCGCGCCGGCACCATCGGGCTGGTCAGCGAGCAGTGCCTCTACAACCTGGCCGAGCGGCGCGCCGAGATGGAGGTCATCCCGGCCGCGCAGGACTACGGCCTCGGGGTCATCCCGTGGTCGCCGCTGCACGGCGGTCTGCTCGGCGGGGTCATCAAGAAGGAGGTCCAGGGCGGTCGCCGTGCCTCCGGCCGGGCCGCCGACACGCTCAAGGACCCGGCGGCCCGCGCGCAGATCCAGGCGTACGAGGACCTGCTCGACAAGCACGGCCTGGAGCCCGGCGAGGTGGCCCTGGCCTGGCTGCTCACCCGCCCCGGCGTCACCGGCCCGATCGTCGGCCCGCGCACCGCGGGACAGCTGGAGTCCGCGCTGCGGGCCGTCGAGCTGGAACTGAGCGAGGAACTCCTCACCGGCCTCGACGAAATCTTCCCGGGCCCGGGCCCGTCTCCGGAGGCCTTCGCCTGGTAG
- a CDS encoding MFS transporter → MSTGSGTPSAPAPTPTTTVPDARKSSMFSSLRIRNYRLFFAGQVVSNTGTWMQRIAQDWLVLSLTGSSAAVGITTALQFLPMLLFGLYGGVLVDRLPKRPTLLVTQSAMAVTGLALAALTLSGQVRVWHVYVAAFAVGLATVLDNPARQSFVSEMVGPDQLQNAVSLNSANFQSARLVGPAVAGLMITGVGTGWAFLANGLSFAAPITGLLLMRARELHVVERTPRGKGQLREGLSYVAKRPELIWPIVLVGFIGTFGFNFPVWLTAYADDVFHAGAGAYSLFNTLMAVGSLVGALLAARRGTARLRVLIAAALAFGTLEIVAAVAPSYWLFALLMVPIGVFGLTVNVTANTAVQMATDPAMRGRVMALFMMVFMGGTPLGAPVVGWITDTYGPRAGFVAGGVVSAVAAGAIGLVLARIGGLRLAVGWHHGHPSVRFVPREREQLATAA, encoded by the coding sequence TTGAGTACGGGATCCGGAACACCTTCCGCCCCCGCACCGACCCCTACCACCACCGTGCCCGACGCGCGTAAATCCTCGATGTTCAGCTCGCTGAGGATCCGGAACTACCGCCTCTTCTTCGCCGGCCAGGTCGTGTCCAACACGGGCACGTGGATGCAGCGCATCGCCCAGGACTGGCTGGTCCTCAGCCTCACCGGCTCCTCGGCCGCCGTCGGCATCACCACGGCCCTGCAGTTCCTGCCGATGCTGCTGTTCGGCCTGTACGGCGGTGTCCTCGTGGACCGCCTGCCCAAGCGGCCCACCCTGCTGGTCACCCAGTCCGCGATGGCCGTCACCGGGCTCGCGCTCGCCGCGCTCACCCTGTCCGGACAGGTCCGGGTCTGGCACGTCTACGTCGCCGCCTTCGCCGTCGGCCTCGCCACGGTGCTGGACAACCCGGCCCGCCAGTCCTTCGTCTCGGAGATGGTCGGACCGGACCAGTTGCAGAACGCGGTCAGCCTGAACTCGGCGAACTTCCAGTCCGCCCGGCTCGTCGGCCCCGCCGTGGCCGGTCTGATGATCACCGGCGTGGGCACCGGCTGGGCGTTCCTCGCCAACGGCCTGTCCTTCGCCGCGCCGATCACCGGTCTGCTGCTGATGCGCGCCCGCGAACTGCACGTGGTCGAGCGCACGCCGCGCGGCAAGGGCCAGCTGCGCGAGGGCCTGAGTTATGTGGCCAAGCGGCCGGAACTGATCTGGCCCATCGTCCTGGTCGGCTTCATCGGCACCTTCGGCTTCAACTTCCCGGTATGGCTGACCGCCTACGCGGACGACGTCTTCCACGCCGGGGCCGGTGCCTACAGCCTCTTCAACACCCTGATGGCCGTCGGCTCCCTGGTCGGCGCCCTGCTGGCCGCCCGGCGCGGCACGGCCCGGCTGCGCGTGCTGATCGCCGCCGCGCTGGCCTTCGGCACGCTGGAGATCGTCGCCGCGGTCGCGCCGTCGTACTGGCTGTTCGCACTGCTCATGGTGCCGATCGGCGTGTTCGGCCTGACGGTGAACGTCACCGCGAACACGGCCGTGCAGATGGCCACCGACCCGGCCATGCGCGGCCGGGTGATGGCCCTGTTCATGATGGTGTTCATGGGCGGTACGCCGCTGGGCGCGCCGGTGGTCGGCTGGATCACCGACACCTACGGCCCGCGGGCCGGCTTCGTGGCCGGCGGCGTGGTGTCGGCCGTCGCGGCCGGCGCGATCGGTCTGGTCCTGGCCCGCATCGGCGGCCTGCGGCTGGCGGTGGGCTGGCACCACGGCCACCCGAGCGTCCGCTTCGTCCCGCGCGAGCGGGAACAACTGGCGACAGCCGCGTAG
- a CDS encoding cellulase family glycosylhydrolase, giving the protein MFRTLRRALCTAAAALLLPLTGAYAAQAADAPTAAAAPGAGYWHTSGRQILDAAGQPVRIAGINWFGFETSNLVVHGLWSRDYKSMIDQVRSLGYNTLRIPYSDDIFKPGATPSGIDVSAGKNADLQGLTSLQVLDRIVAYAGQDGLKVILDRHRPDSAGQSALWYTASVPESTWIANLKSLAARYQGQDTVIGIDLHNEPHDPACWGCGDQATDWRLAAQRAGNAVLSVNPDLLVFVEGVQTYNGVSGWWGGNLMGVGQYPVQLSVPGRVVYSAHDYATSVAQQSWFSDPSFPANMPGVWDKYWGYIFKQNIAPVWVGEFGTTLQSSVDQKWLAALADYLRPTSTYGADSFHWTYWSLNPNSGDTGGILKDDWTTVDTVKDGYLAGIKAPLFPGGGSGGGGGGDNGGGGGSTPACSAAYTVSSDWGGGFNAEVKVSNTGTVALKSWKVTWTWGGAQKISSMWNASYTQSGASVTVVNAAHNGSLAAGTSASFGFGATPGGAATPTLTCTAA; this is encoded by the coding sequence ATGTTCCGCACCCTCCGAAGAGCGCTGTGCACCGCTGCGGCGGCGCTCCTCCTGCCTCTGACCGGGGCCTACGCGGCACAGGCGGCCGACGCGCCGACGGCCGCCGCCGCTCCCGGCGCCGGGTACTGGCACACCAGCGGCCGGCAGATCCTGGACGCGGCCGGTCAGCCGGTGCGCATCGCCGGGATCAACTGGTTCGGCTTCGAGACCAGCAACCTGGTGGTCCACGGTCTGTGGTCCCGCGACTACAAGAGCATGATCGACCAGGTGAGGTCGCTGGGTTACAACACCCTGCGGATCCCCTACAGCGACGACATCTTCAAGCCCGGCGCGACGCCCAGCGGCATCGACGTCTCCGCCGGCAAGAACGCCGACCTCCAGGGCCTCACCTCGCTCCAGGTGCTGGACCGGATCGTCGCGTACGCGGGTCAGGACGGGCTGAAGGTCATCCTGGACCGGCACCGTCCCGACTCCGCCGGCCAGTCGGCGCTCTGGTACACCGCGTCCGTTCCGGAATCGACGTGGATCGCCAACCTCAAGTCCCTGGCCGCCCGTTACCAGGGCCAGGACACGGTGATCGGCATCGACCTGCACAACGAGCCGCACGACCCGGCGTGCTGGGGCTGCGGCGACCAGGCCACCGACTGGCGCCTGGCGGCCCAGCGCGCCGGGAACGCGGTCCTGTCGGTCAACCCGGACCTGCTCGTCTTCGTCGAGGGCGTGCAGACGTACAACGGCGTGTCCGGCTGGTGGGGCGGCAACCTGATGGGCGTCGGCCAGTATCCCGTGCAGCTCAGCGTGCCGGGCCGGGTCGTCTACTCCGCCCACGACTACGCCACGAGCGTGGCCCAGCAGAGCTGGTTCAGCGACCCGTCCTTCCCGGCCAACATGCCGGGCGTCTGGGACAAGTACTGGGGCTACATCTTCAAGCAGAACATCGCTCCGGTCTGGGTGGGCGAGTTCGGTACGACGCTCCAGTCGTCCGTCGACCAGAAGTGGCTGGCCGCGCTGGCGGACTACCTGCGGCCGACGTCCACGTACGGCGCGGACTCCTTCCACTGGACGTACTGGTCCCTGAACCCCAACTCCGGGGACACCGGCGGCATCCTGAAGGACGACTGGACCACCGTCGACACGGTGAAGGACGGGTACCTGGCCGGCATCAAGGCGCCGCTGTTCCCGGGCGGCGGGAGCGGTGGCGGCGGTGGCGGTGACAACGGCGGCGGAGGCGGCAGCACCCCCGCGTGCAGCGCGGCCTACACCGTCAGCAGCGACTGGGGCGGTGGCTTCAACGCCGAGGTGAAGGTGTCCAACACCGGCACGGTCGCGCTCAAGTCCTGGAAGGTGACGTGGACGTGGGGCGGGGCGCAGAAGATCTCGTCCATGTGGAACGCGAGCTACACCCAGAGCGGCGCGAGCGTGACGGTCGTGAACGCGGCTCACAACGGGAGCCTGGCGGCCGGGACTTCGGCGAGCTTCGGCTTCGGAGCGACGCCGGGTGGAGCGGCGACGCCCACGCTGACCTGCACGGCGGCGTGA
- a CDS encoding GNAT family N-acetyltransferase: MTITIREGGPGDLPAILRMLDSSVEWLVSQGRTRQWGTEPLSGTRTVEAVERAMAQGTTYIAEIDGIPAATLTLTDGPGAYLSHLPAPGEPERYIHWLASDRRFKGRGAGSALLAHAAEVTRRAGVGLLRVDCYAGDDRKLVAYYEANGFTPTHPYTHGPDAWPGQVLARRVD; encoded by the coding sequence ATGACGATCACCATCCGAGAAGGCGGCCCCGGCGATCTGCCCGCGATACTCCGCATGCTCGACAGCAGCGTGGAGTGGCTGGTCTCACAGGGCCGCACCCGCCAGTGGGGCACCGAGCCGCTGTCGGGGACCAGGACGGTCGAGGCCGTGGAGCGGGCCATGGCCCAGGGCACCACGTACATCGCCGAGATCGACGGGATACCGGCGGCCACCCTCACCCTCACCGACGGGCCCGGCGCCTACCTGTCGCATCTGCCGGCGCCCGGCGAGCCCGAGCGGTACATCCACTGGCTGGCCTCCGACCGCCGCTTCAAGGGCCGGGGCGCGGGCAGCGCGCTGCTCGCACACGCCGCCGAGGTGACCCGGCGGGCGGGGGTGGGCCTGCTGCGGGTGGACTGCTACGCCGGTGACGACCGCAAGCTCGTCGCCTACTACGAGGCCAACGGCTTCACTCCGACACACCCCTACACCCACGGCCCCGACGCCTGGCCCGGCCAGGTGCTGGCCCGAAGGGTCGACTAG
- a CDS encoding DUF2530 domain-containing protein codes for MAKWTPKHEAPEPLEGPVVATITGGTIVWFVLFLVQLPFYGWFDDHGHTWWLWTCLAGGGLGLIGVWYVRKRDAAIKRSAARDAAGAA; via the coding sequence ATGGCTAAGTGGACCCCGAAGCACGAGGCGCCGGAGCCCCTGGAGGGGCCCGTGGTCGCCACCATCACCGGCGGCACCATCGTGTGGTTCGTCCTCTTCCTGGTCCAGCTGCCGTTCTACGGCTGGTTCGACGACCACGGCCACACCTGGTGGCTGTGGACCTGCCTGGCCGGAGGCGGCCTCGGCCTGATCGGCGTCTGGTACGTCCGCAAGCGGGACGCGGCGATCAAGCGGTCCGCCGCACGGGACGCGGCCGGCGCGGCCTAG
- a CDS encoding DUF397 domain-containing protein, whose protein sequence is MVNGSDLYALDLGGASFLKACGGNTHPDGESCVILARIGADAWALGDSKRPDKEPLRFTTNELSAAGIDPARFGPAR, encoded by the coding sequence ATGGTGAACGGAAGTGACCTGTACGCGCTCGACCTCGGCGGCGCCTCGTTCCTGAAGGCGTGCGGCGGGAACACCCATCCGGACGGCGAGTCCTGCGTGATCCTCGCCCGTATCGGCGCGGACGCCTGGGCGCTCGGTGACAGCAAGCGGCCCGACAAGGAGCCGCTGCGGTTCACCACGAACGAGCTGAGCGCCGCCGGTATCGACCCGGCCCGCTTCGGTCCGGCCCGCTGA
- a CDS encoding WD40 repeat domain-containing protein, which produces MRRSFAVLAGVLLAGACALPASATGTAEGAGDKGFTIKDPRITESSGLAASRQHPGIYWTHNDSDDGPYLYAVDSATGRTVARITLRGIGSPRDVEAVSIGPDNQIYVGDIGDNFGGKWPYVWIYRLPEPKRLTDQTVSATQYVVKYADGPRDAESLIVHPRTGRVYIIDKNEEGGHLYEGPAALSTSGANVFRQVAPVDLWATDAAFSPDGRQLAVRGYFGGVYYDWNDGRIKRRGRLDVPFQGQGESVSYSADGTRLMYGSEGADSAVQAADAPERPAANSPSADGGSHASDDKDGTPSLKVGIVILAVGVAAFLGLRRLRRN; this is translated from the coding sequence ATGCGTCGATCGTTCGCCGTACTCGCCGGTGTGCTGCTCGCCGGTGCCTGCGCGCTGCCCGCCTCCGCCACCGGGACCGCCGAGGGGGCGGGGGACAAGGGTTTCACCATCAAGGATCCCCGGATAACCGAGTCCAGCGGGCTCGCCGCGTCCCGGCAGCACCCCGGGATCTACTGGACGCACAACGACAGCGACGACGGGCCGTACCTGTACGCCGTGGACAGCGCCACCGGCCGGACCGTCGCCCGGATCACCCTGCGCGGCATCGGCTCCCCGCGCGATGTCGAGGCCGTCTCCATCGGGCCGGACAACCAGATCTACGTCGGCGACATCGGCGACAACTTCGGCGGGAAGTGGCCGTACGTGTGGATCTACCGGCTGCCCGAGCCGAAGCGGCTGACGGACCAGACGGTCTCGGCCACGCAGTACGTGGTGAAGTACGCGGACGGCCCGCGCGACGCGGAGTCGCTGATCGTCCACCCCAGGACGGGACGCGTCTACATCATCGACAAGAACGAGGAGGGCGGGCACCTGTACGAGGGCCCGGCGGCCCTCTCCACGTCCGGAGCGAACGTCTTCCGCCAGGTCGCGCCCGTGGACCTGTGGGCCACCGACGCGGCCTTCTCCCCGGACGGCCGGCAGCTCGCCGTGCGCGGCTACTTCGGTGGCGTCTACTACGACTGGAACGACGGCCGGATCAAGCGCCGGGGCCGCCTGGACGTGCCGTTCCAGGGGCAGGGCGAGTCCGTGTCGTACTCCGCCGACGGCACCAGGCTGATGTACGGCAGCGAGGGCGCGGACAGCGCGGTCCAGGCGGCCGACGCTCCCGAACGCCCGGCCGCGAACTCTCCCTCCGCCGACGGAGGTTCCCACGCCTCCGACGACAAGGACGGCACCCCGAGCCTGAAGGTGGGCATCGTGATCCTGGCCGTCGGAGTGGCGGCGTTCCTGGGGCTGCGCCGGCTGCGGCGCAACTGA
- a CDS encoding MarR family winged helix-turn-helix transcriptional regulator: MPDLTHGGDAAAVNALRSAVMRLSRRLKHQRVDESLSPTEMSVLGTLARCGSATPGELARKEHVQPPSMTRIVALLEAKGLVRLEPHPEDRRQKVVTQTEQAEAMLEESRRKRNAFLAGLAEGLDEDEWAALRAAAPVLEKLAHL, encoded by the coding sequence ATGCCGGACCTTACCCATGGCGGCGACGCTGCCGCTGTGAACGCCCTCCGTTCCGCCGTGATGCGGCTGTCCCGTCGGCTCAAGCACCAGCGGGTCGACGAGTCGCTGAGCCCCACCGAGATGTCGGTGCTCGGCACCCTCGCCCGCTGCGGCTCCGCCACCCCGGGTGAACTGGCCCGCAAGGAGCACGTCCAGCCGCCGTCGATGACCCGCATCGTCGCGCTGCTCGAGGCCAAGGGGCTGGTCCGGCTGGAGCCGCACCCCGAGGACCGGCGTCAGAAGGTCGTCACCCAGACCGAGCAGGCGGAGGCGATGCTCGAAGAGAGCCGCCGCAAGCGCAACGCCTTCCTGGCCGGTCTCGCCGAGGGTCTGGACGAGGACGAGTGGGCCGCCCTGCGCGCCGCCGCCCCCGTGCTGGAGAAACTCGCACATCTGTAA
- a CDS encoding GDSL-type esterase/lipase family protein: MLRFMPVGDSMTIGSAGEHTWRYRLWRHLRGTYAGPFTFVGPRETLYDQRAGAPTSLAYAEPAFPRGHLAGWGEGWLHMAPLIGEAVRAHRADVLLVSLGLIDLGFYTNAEQTAENVRAFVAGAREAEPRIRMVLLPVIPNVRAASDAPFADQVDRFNDLLAKTVADLDEPRSPLLTASRPEEWDIGTDTYDGTHPNANGEHRIAGAFAGAMWEAWGIGRPYEE, from the coding sequence ATGCTTAGGTTCATGCCCGTGGGCGACTCCATGACGATCGGGAGCGCGGGCGAGCACACATGGCGCTACCGGCTGTGGCGGCACCTGCGCGGTACGTACGCCGGCCCCTTCACCTTCGTCGGCCCGCGCGAGACCCTCTACGACCAGCGGGCCGGCGCACCGACGTCCCTCGCCTACGCCGAACCCGCCTTTCCCCGCGGGCACCTGGCGGGCTGGGGCGAGGGCTGGCTGCACATGGCCCCGCTGATCGGCGAGGCGGTGCGCGCCCACCGGGCCGACGTGCTGCTGGTCTCCCTCGGCCTGATCGACCTCGGCTTCTACACCAACGCCGAGCAGACGGCGGAGAACGTACGGGCGTTCGTCGCGGGCGCGCGGGAGGCCGAGCCGCGGATACGGATGGTGCTGCTGCCGGTCATACCCAACGTCCGGGCCGCGTCGGACGCGCCCTTCGCCGACCAGGTGGACCGGTTCAACGACCTGCTCGCCAAGACGGTCGCCGACCTGGACGAGCCCCGCTCGCCGCTGCTGACGGCCTCGCGGCCCGAGGAGTGGGACATCGGCACCGACACCTATGACGGCACGCATCCCAACGCGAACGGGGAGCACCGGATCGCCGGGGCGTTCGCGGGGGCGATGTGGGAGGCGTGGGGGATCGGACGGCCGTACGAGGAATGA
- a CDS encoding DUF6879 family protein yields MARRLRFNGTGSGEDGCPAVHEDLDSGEVIVHGPPLTDREDVAQLQHLSEGEVAVVVPRELLVDWTPKERTRQVKSIDLNEFSALFSKFDHTAWRLETRRRYASDEAADTYRQFVATGAANWTFDHPYCKTIREQTSQGKRVERVRIVDEPPTTGQLYLLDNAKRNSAMGEDIRNLWRADADRLRLPAEDFWLFDSRLIALLRFDDDDQLTHVDLITEPAEVVRCCMVRDAAWHHAVPWKQFTEKMNDDT; encoded by the coding sequence ATGGCGCGCAGGTTGCGGTTCAACGGGACGGGGAGTGGTGAGGACGGATGTCCAGCTGTGCACGAGGACTTGGACAGCGGGGAGGTGATCGTGCACGGTCCCCCACTGACCGACCGGGAGGACGTGGCACAACTTCAGCACCTCTCGGAAGGTGAGGTGGCGGTGGTGGTCCCGCGTGAGCTGCTTGTCGACTGGACGCCGAAGGAGAGGACGCGGCAGGTGAAGTCCATCGATCTGAACGAGTTCAGCGCTCTGTTCAGTAAGTTCGACCACACCGCATGGCGTTTGGAGACCAGGCGTCGCTACGCGAGTGATGAAGCGGCCGACACATACCGGCAGTTCGTGGCGACCGGCGCGGCCAACTGGACGTTCGACCATCCGTACTGCAAGACGATCCGTGAGCAGACCTCTCAGGGCAAGCGTGTCGAACGTGTGCGCATTGTGGATGAGCCGCCGACCACGGGGCAGCTCTACCTCCTCGACAACGCCAAACGGAACAGCGCCATGGGCGAGGACATCCGCAATCTGTGGCGTGCCGACGCGGACCGGCTCCGGCTCCCCGCCGAGGACTTCTGGCTGTTCGACAGCCGCCTCATCGCTCTCCTGCGGTTTGATGACGACGACCAGCTCACGCACGTGGACCTGATCACCGAGCCGGCGGAGGTGGTGCGCTGCTGCATGGTGCGGGATGCTGCTTGGCACCACGCCGTACCGTGGAAGCAGTTCACGGAGAAGATGAACGACGACACATAG
- a CDS encoding NCS2 family permease, whose translation MSTSAPAKVPTPERPGGTPAFGFLDRYFKISERGSSVAREVRGGLATFFAMAYIIVLNPIILGSAKDMYGHHLDNAQLVTATTLSAAFSTLLMGVIGNVPIALAAGLGVNSVVALQLAPRMSWPDAMGMVVLAGFVVMLLVATGLRERVMNAVPFGLRKAISIGIGLFIMLIGLVDSGFVTRMPDAAQTTVPLQLGVGGHLTGWPVLVFVLGALLTFALIVRKVPGAILLSIVGMTVVAMIINAVATIPSWGLTVPKWPGNPVSTPDLGLIGQVSLFGGFHKVGILTGILFVFTVLLSCFFDAMGTIMGISDEAKLTDAQGYMPGINKVLFVDGVAVAAGGASSASATTAFVESTAGVGEGARTGLANVVTGGLFAVALFLTPIATMVPSQAATPALLAVGFLILSNSIKEIDWADYTISMPAFVTMLMMPFTYSITNGIGMGFITFTVLRLVAGRAREIPVAMYIVSAVFAFYYLMPALGLT comes from the coding sequence ATGTCCACCTCGGCACCTGCCAAGGTCCCCACCCCCGAGAGGCCGGGCGGCACTCCCGCCTTCGGCTTCCTCGACCGCTACTTCAAGATCTCCGAGCGCGGCAGCTCCGTCGCCCGCGAGGTCCGGGGCGGTCTCGCCACCTTCTTCGCGATGGCGTACATCATCGTGCTGAACCCGATCATCCTCGGCAGCGCGAAGGACATGTACGGGCACCACCTGGACAACGCCCAGCTGGTGACGGCGACGACGCTGTCGGCCGCGTTCAGCACGCTGCTGATGGGCGTCATCGGCAACGTGCCGATCGCGCTCGCCGCCGGCCTCGGCGTGAACTCGGTCGTCGCGCTCCAGCTCGCGCCGCGCATGTCCTGGCCGGACGCCATGGGCATGGTCGTCCTGGCCGGTTTCGTGGTCATGCTGCTGGTCGCCACGGGTCTGCGCGAGCGCGTGATGAACGCCGTGCCGTTCGGCCTGCGCAAGGCGATCTCCATCGGTATCGGCCTGTTCATCATGCTGATCGGCCTGGTGGACTCCGGTTTCGTCACCCGGATGCCGGACGCCGCCCAGACCACCGTCCCGCTCCAGCTGGGCGTCGGCGGTCACCTCACCGGCTGGCCGGTGCTGGTCTTCGTGCTGGGCGCGCTGCTCACCTTCGCGCTGATCGTCCGCAAGGTCCCGGGCGCGATCCTGCTCTCCATCGTCGGCATGACCGTGGTGGCGATGATCATCAACGCGGTGGCCACCATCCCCTCCTGGGGCCTGACGGTCCCGAAGTGGCCCGGCAACCCGGTCTCCACCCCCGACCTCGGGCTGATCGGCCAGGTCAGCCTGTTCGGCGGCTTCCACAAGGTCGGCATCCTGACCGGCATCCTGTTCGTCTTCACGGTCCTGCTGTCGTGCTTCTTCGACGCGATGGGCACGATCATGGGCATCAGCGACGAGGCCAAGCTGACCGACGCCCAGGGCTACATGCCGGGCATCAACAAGGTCCTCTTCGTGGACGGCGTCGCGGTCGCGGCGGGCGGCGCCAGCTCCGCGTCGGCCACCACCGCCTTCGTGGAGTCCACGGCGGGCGTCGGCGAGGGCGCCCGCACCGGCCTGGCGAACGTCGTCACGGGCGGCCTCTTCGCCGTCGCGCTCTTCCTCACGCCGATCGCCACGATGGTCCCGTCCCAGGCGGCCACCCCGGCGCTGCTCGCGGTGGGCTTCCTGATCCTGTCCAACTCCATCAAGGAGATCGACTGGGCGGATTACACCATCTCCATGCCGGCGTTCGTGACGATGCTGATGATGCCGTTCACCTACTCGATCACCAACGGCATCGGCATGGGCTTCATCACCTTCACGGTGCTGCGCCTGGTGGCCGGGCGGGCCCGGGAGATCCCGGTGGCGATGTACATCGTCTCGGCCGTCTTCGCCTTCTACTACCTGATGCCGGCCCTGGGCCTCACGTGA
- the thpR gene encoding RNA 2',3'-cyclic phosphodiesterase — translation MRLFAAVLLPEDIADELAVEVARLRRLPGAGRLRWTGRPGWHFTLAFYGEVADDVVPALSARLAGAARRAAPFTLSLAGGGQFGQGRTLWAGARGEVEELRLLAGRAEAAARKAGLPGGEQRRYKAHLTLARSRHALDVRPYVDALAEFAGASWTAADLALMRSRLPASGVPGEQPRYEVVGRWALGGGG, via the coding sequence ATGAGACTCTTCGCCGCCGTACTGCTCCCGGAGGACATCGCGGACGAACTGGCCGTCGAAGTGGCCCGGTTGCGGCGGCTGCCGGGCGCCGGGCGGCTGCGCTGGACGGGCCGTCCCGGCTGGCACTTCACGCTCGCCTTCTACGGCGAGGTCGCCGACGACGTCGTACCCGCCCTGTCGGCCCGGCTGGCCGGCGCGGCCCGGCGGGCGGCGCCCTTCACCCTCTCCCTCGCGGGCGGCGGCCAGTTCGGGCAGGGCCGCACGCTGTGGGCGGGCGCCCGGGGGGAGGTGGAGGAACTGCGGCTGCTGGCCGGCCGGGCGGAGGCGGCGGCGCGCAAGGCGGGGCTGCCGGGCGGGGAGCAGCGGCGGTACAAGGCCCACCTCACACTGGCCCGCAGCCGGCACGCGCTGGACGTACGGCCGTACGTCGACGCGCTCGCGGAGTTCGCCGGCGCGAGCTGGACCGCGGCGGACCTGGCGCTGATGCGCAGCAGGCTGCCGGCGTCCGGGGTGCCGGGGGAGCAGCCTCGGTACGAGGTGGTCGGGCGCTGGGCGCTGGGCGGCGGCGGTTAG